The sequence GAGGATCAGTCGCGCGCCATGCCTTTGGCCATGCGGCTCAGCACATCGGCCATGGCATCGCCGATCGCACGGTCAGAGAGTTCAACCGACGCGATCGCGCGGTTCATCGCTTCGGCCCACTGCTCGGCCGTGGCGCGGGTGATCGCAATGCCGCCGTGAGCGCTCATCATGCATTTGCCGGGGTTCGCCTCAAACCAGTCGCGCGGACCACCGGCCCAGCCGGCCAGGAAGAGCGGC comes from Novosphingobium ginsenosidimutans and encodes:
- a CDS encoding globin, which gives rise to MSATTPASPDASPFERVGGHAVMRAITDRFYDLMDQDPAYAELRAVHATDLSDMRAQLPLFLAGWAGGPRDWFEANPGKCMMSAHGGIAITRATAEQWAEAMNRAIASVELSDRAIGDAMADVLSRMAKGMARD